The following proteins come from a genomic window of Rutidosis leptorrhynchoides isolate AG116_Rl617_1_P2 chromosome 10, CSIRO_AGI_Rlap_v1, whole genome shotgun sequence:
- the LOC139871204 gene encoding uncharacterized protein, translating to MALCREFDNPDLFITFTSNPKWPEIEGMLCFIEGQRASDRPEIVARIFKQKLDNLMNDIMKGNIFGTCEAGIHIMEFQKRGLPHVHILIWLTRAYKCKTPDDINDLISAEIPNELHDPEGYKAFTEYMLHAPCGRQHKDAPCMIDNQCSKHFPKPYYAETTIDEDGYNAHINVEWCNRSRAIKYLFKYLNKGQDRATIVIQENILPTHNSSDTPEKIIDVDEIKNYLDCRYLSLCEAVWRLFSYDIHFSKPSVIKLSYHLPNQQSLTLHDSQHLPTLFQRPSIKETMFTQWFELNKQDPKARNLTYSKIPKEYVWNNDAKEWAPRKLRPSIGHIVYSNPASGERYYLIMLLNIVKGPRSFEELRTVDGTVHPTFKDACFAYGLLYDDREWTEAISKAKLWASGAQLRDLFVTMLLFCNITNPLALWEQHWEDLADDILHKKRKIFNFSDLTLTDSQIKNYCLVEIQGVLHKHGKSLSDLPTLPQPDPSLLTQLDNSLIREELNYNIKEMKTLHDNLFRSLNPKQLALYERLIEAVTNQEGGLNRFVVTTRGRTALSRFVIPLELMENSTCSIKQKTHLAALMHEARLIIWDEAPMTQRYAFEALDKTLKDILGSKNEANRAKLFGGMPILLGGDFRQILPVIPKGKRQEVVNACINRLELWKFCHLHTLSRIIEIDSRKRAFNK from the exons ATGGCTTTGTGTCGCGAATTCGATAACCCAGACTTATTCATCACCTTCACTTCTAACCCAAAATGGCCTGAAATAGAAGGTATGCTATGCTTTATCGAGGGCCAGCGAGCGTCGGACCGTCCTGAAATTGTAGCCAGAATTTTCAAGCAGAAACTGGACAACCTCATGAATGATATAATGAAAGGCAACATCTTCGGTACATGCGAAGCAG GTATACATATTATGGAGTTCCAAAAACGTGGGTTGCCACATGTCCATATCTTAATCTGGTTGACCCGCGCATACAAATGCAAGACGCCCGATGACATCAACGATCTCATATCGGCCGAAATTCCTAACGAGCTTCACGATCCCGAAGGATACAAGGCTTTCACCGAGTACATGTTACACGCCCCTTGCGGTCGTCAACACAAGGATGCCCCATGTATGATTGATAATCAATGTTCAAAGCATTTCCCTAAGCCATATTATGCCGAAACCACAATCGATGAGGACGG ATACAACGCGCATATAAATGTCGAGTGGTGTAATAGATCTCGCGCGATTAAGTATCTATTCAAATACTTAAATAAAGGGCAAGACCGAGCTACAATCGTGATACAGGAAAACATACTACCCACACATAACTCATCAGACACTCCGGAAAAAATTATTGACGTTGATGAAATCAAGAATTATTTGGATTGTCGTTATTTATCTCTGTGTGAGGCTGTTTGGAGATTATTTTCTTACGACATCCACTTCTCTAAGCCATCCGTGATTAAGCTATCATATCATCTACCAAACCAACAGTCCCTCACTCTACATGATTCACAACATCTTCCCACCCTGTTTCAAAGACCAAGCATCAAAGAAACCATGTTCACTCAATGGTTTGAACTTAATAAACAAGACCCGAAAGCACGTAACCTTACATACTCAAAGATCCCTAAAGAGTATGTCTGGAATAATGATGCAAAAGAATGGGCCCCCCGAAAGCTGAGACCCTCAATTGGTCATATTGTCTATTCAAATCCAGCATCAGGTGAGCGTTACTATctaataatgttattaaatatTGTAAAGGGACCACGGTCATTTGAAGAACTCCGGACAGTTGACGGCACGGTACACCCCACATTCAAAGACGCTTGCTTCGCATATGGTTTACTCTACGATGATCGGGAATGGACAGAAGCTATTTCTAAGGCAAAACTATGGGCTTCAGGTGCGCAACTTCGCGATTTATTTGTAACCATGTTACTCTTTTGCAACATAACTAACCCACTAGCACTATGGGAACAACACTGGGAAGATTTAGCCGACGACATTCTTCATAAAAAAAGGAAAATTTTCAACTTCTCAGATTTAACCCTAACCGATTCTCAGATTAAAAATTACTGTTTGGTAGAAATACAGGGAGTTTTGCATAAACACGGGAAGTCACTCTCGGATTTACCGACTCTGCCACAGCCTGACCCGTCTCTCCTTACCCAACTGGACAATAGCTTGATCCGAGAAGAGTTAAATTACAACATCAAGGAAATGAAGACCTTGCATGATAACCTATTCAGGTCTCTTAACCCTAAACAACTCGCACTATATGAACGGCTAATCGAAGCTGTAACAAATCAGGAAGGCGGGCT GAATCGCTTCGTTGTTACTACCCGGGGGCGGACTGCGCTCAGCCGATTTGTCATCCCACTTGAGCTCATGGAAAATAGTACCTGCAGTATAAAGCAAAAAACACATTTGGCTGCCCTAATGCACGAAGCAAGACTAATAATCTGGGACGAAGCTCCTATGACTCAAAGGTACGCCTTTGAAGCATTGGATAAAACTCTTAAAGATATCTTGGGTTCTAAAAATGAGGCAAATAGAGCCAAGTTATTTGGTGGTATGCCAATTTTGCTAGGTGGGGACTTTAGACAAATCCTCCCAGTCATTCCAAAAGGTAAAAGGCAAGAGGTAGTTAACGCATGCATCAATAGATTAGAATTGTGGAAATTCTGTCACCTACATACACTCTCACGCATTATCGAAATAGATAGTCGAAAACGCGCATTCAATAAATGA